One segment of Polaribacter huanghezhanensis DNA contains the following:
- the gdhA gene encoding NADP-specific glutamate dehydrogenase, with amino-acid sequence MESKINAFMDYVKERNSNEPEFLQAVHEVAETVIPFIENNSKYQGKKLLERMVEPERTILFRVPWVDDSGEIQVNRGYRVEFNSAIGPYKGGLRFHPSVNISILKFLGFEQVFKNSLTTLPMGGGKGGSDFNPKGKSDREVMAFCQAFMSELFRHIGANTDVPAGDIGVGGREIGFMFGQYKKLRNEFVGVLTGKGSAWGGSLIRPEATGYGNVYFAQNMLKTKGDSFDGKTVVVSGSGNVAQYATQKATELGAKVVTMSDSSGYIYDADGIDAEKLAFVMEIKNIRRGRINEYVTKYPNAKFFGGERPWGIKCDIALPCATQNELNGDEAKTLVANGSICVSEGANMPSTPEAIEVFQKEKILFAPGKASNAGGVATSGLEMSQNSLRFNWTREEVDAKLHQIMNDIHASCVEYGSQADGYVDYVKGANVAGFVKVADAMLDQGVV; translated from the coding sequence ATGGAATCTAAAATAAATGCTTTTATGGATTACGTAAAGGAACGTAATTCTAACGAACCAGAATTTTTACAAGCTGTACACGAAGTGGCAGAAACTGTAATTCCGTTTATAGAAAACAATTCTAAATATCAAGGAAAAAAATTGTTAGAAAGAATGGTTGAGCCAGAAAGGACAATTTTATTTAGAGTTCCTTGGGTTGATGATAGCGGAGAAATACAAGTAAACAGAGGTTATAGAGTTGAATTTAATTCAGCAATTGGACCTTACAAAGGTGGTTTGCGTTTTCATCCATCAGTAAATATATCCATTTTAAAATTCTTAGGATTCGAACAAGTCTTTAAAAACTCTTTAACAACTTTACCAATGGGTGGAGGAAAAGGAGGTTCAGATTTTAATCCAAAAGGAAAATCAGACAGAGAAGTAATGGCATTTTGTCAAGCGTTTATGTCAGAATTATTCCGTCATATTGGAGCAAATACAGATGTACCTGCTGGAGATATTGGTGTTGGAGGAAGAGAAATCGGATTTATGTTCGGTCAATATAAAAAATTACGCAACGAATTTGTTGGAGTTTTAACAGGAAAAGGTTCTGCTTGGGGAGGTTCTTTAATTAGACCAGAAGCAACAGGATATGGAAATGTGTATTTTGCACAAAACATGTTAAAAACAAAAGGAGATTCTTTTGATGGAAAAACAGTTGTAGTTTCTGGATCTGGAAATGTTGCTCAATACGCTACACAAAAAGCGACAGAATTAGGCGCAAAAGTAGTAACGATGTCAGATTCTTCTGGATATATTTATGATGCAGACGGAATTGACGCTGAGAAATTAGCTTTTGTGATGGAAATTAAAAATATTCGTAGAGGAAGAATCAACGAATATGTAACGAAATATCCAAATGCAAAATTCTTTGGAGGAGAAAGACCTTGGGGAATAAAATGTGATATTGCTTTACCTTGTGCAACTCAAAACGAGTTAAATGGTGATGAAGCAAAAACATTGGTAGCAAATGGATCTATCTGTGTTTCTGAAGGTGCAAACATGCCTTCTACTCCAGAAGCGATTGAAGTTTTTCAAAAAGAGAAAATTTTATTTGCGCCAGGAAAAGCATCAAATGCTGGTGGAGTTGCAACATCTGGTTTAGAAATGAGTCAAAATTCTTTACGTTTTAACTGGACAAGAGAAGAAGTTGACGCAAAATTACATCAAATTATGAATGATATTCACGCTTCTTGTGTTGAATATGGATCCCAAGCAGATGGTTATGTAGATTACGTAAAAGGAGCAAATGTTGCTGGTTTCGTAAAAGTTGCCGATGCAATGTTAGATCAAGGAGTGGTTTAA
- the dinB gene encoding DNA polymerase IV — protein MELQPPFRKIIHVDMDAFYASVEQLDNPDLRGKPLAVGGNEIRGVVSAASYEARKFGVRSAMSGALAKQKCPHLLFVPPRFARYKEISAKIRALFYDYTDLVEPLSLDEAYLDVTENKKGNPSASLIAKEIRQRIWDEVELRASAGISINKFIAKVASDINKPNGQKTVNPEEVILFLEELSINKFYGIGKVTAAKMHNHGIFKGSDLKQKTKEELITLFGKSGGQYYHIVRGIHNSEVKANRIRKSIAAERTFNENISSEVFMVERLEHIAKELERRMLKSNTKGKTITLKIKYSDFTQQTRSKTVAFFMQTKEEFFPVVKELLYQEKLKNSVRLLGLSFGNLNTEKNTPVFVQLKFDF, from the coding sequence ATGGAATTGCAACCACCTTTTAGAAAGATTATTCATGTTGATATGGATGCATTTTATGCGTCGGTAGAACAATTAGATAACCCTGATTTAAGAGGAAAACCGTTAGCGGTTGGAGGAAATGAAATTCGTGGAGTGGTTTCTGCGGCAAGTTATGAAGCTAGAAAATTTGGTGTAAGATCTGCAATGAGCGGAGCTTTAGCAAAACAAAAATGTCCGCATTTATTATTTGTTCCACCTCGTTTTGCTCGATACAAAGAAATATCAGCAAAAATTAGAGCCCTTTTTTATGACTATACAGATTTGGTTGAACCGCTTTCCTTAGATGAAGCGTATTTAGATGTTACCGAAAACAAAAAAGGAAATCCGTCTGCTAGTTTAATTGCAAAAGAAATTAGACAACGCATTTGGGACGAAGTAGAATTACGAGCATCCGCAGGAATTTCTATCAATAAATTTATTGCTAAAGTAGCTTCGGACATTAACAAGCCAAACGGGCAAAAAACGGTAAATCCAGAAGAGGTAATTCTATTTTTAGAAGAATTATCTATCAATAAATTCTATGGTATTGGAAAAGTTACTGCAGCAAAAATGCACAACCACGGAATTTTTAAAGGCAGCGATTTAAAACAAAAAACCAAAGAAGAATTGATAACATTGTTTGGAAAATCTGGCGGACAGTATTATCATATTGTTAGAGGAATTCACAACAGCGAAGTAAAGGCAAATCGCATCAGAAAATCAATTGCAGCAGAACGGACATTTAATGAAAACATTTCGTCAGAAGTCTTTATGGTAGAGCGATTAGAACACATTGCAAAAGAACTAGAACGACGAATGTTGAAATCGAATACCAAAGGAAAAACCATCACTTTAAAAATAAAATACAGCGATTTTACACAGCAAACAAGAAGCAAAACAGTTGCTTTTTTTATGCAAACAAAAGAGGAGTTTTTTCCAGTTGTAAAAGAGTTGTTGTATCAAGAAAAGTTAAAAAACTCGGTTCGATTATTAGGTTTATCTTTCGGTAATTTAAACACCGAAAAAAACACACCAGTATTCGTGCAATTGAAATTTGATTTTTGA
- a CDS encoding GNAT family N-acetyltransferase — translation MNIKITRTNSKNTDFINLIKDLDAYLKITDGEDHDFYNQYNHIDVIKYVVVVYLDIERSSEKAKIPVGCGAIKHFDTDTVEVKRMFVGAKQRGLGIAPKILNELENWAKELGYKKCILETGERQVEAVKLYQKCNYKRMNTNYGQYKGVVKSLCFEKNI, via the coding sequence ATGAACATAAAAATTACAAGAACAAATTCGAAAAACACAGATTTTATCAATTTGATAAAAGACTTAGATGCGTATTTAAAAATCACGGACGGAGAAGATCATGATTTTTACAATCAGTATAACCATATTGATGTTATTAAATATGTTGTTGTCGTTTATTTAGATATTGAAAGAAGTTCAGAAAAAGCTAAGATTCCTGTTGGTTGTGGCGCCATCAAACATTTTGATACTGATACGGTTGAAGTAAAAAGAATGTTTGTAGGTGCTAAGCAGAGAGGTTTAGGAATTGCACCTAAAATTTTGAACGAATTAGAAAATTGGGCAAAAGAATTAGGCTATAAAAAATGTATTTTAGAAACGGGAGAACGACAAGTTGAAGCGGTAAAATTATATCAAAAATGCAATTACAAACGGATGAATACAAACTATGGACAATACAAAGGTGTTGTAAAAAGTTTGTGTTTTGAGAAAAATATATAG
- a CDS encoding MFS transporter, producing MQKTKKDPYAALRIKEFNIFLLVRFALVFGWSMQFIIIEWEVYSITKNPLSLGIIGLMEVIPAVSMALFAGHIVDQKEKRNLLAICTAAFSLISLGLFFLTLPSFVEGWSQQTILFSIYALVFFGGFLRSFFGPTIFSLIALIVPKKLYPNAATWSSSTWQMASVLGPAFAGFTIAWIGVHWSLCIVFSLVLLSFFLVFLIKRKPILNPKIGEPIFQSLKEGIQFVYKTKAILGAITLDMISVLFGGAIALLPVYAQDILKVGPEGFGALRAAPAIGAFLTMLVTAYIPISKNAGMKLLAAIFGFGLCIIVFGLSSIFWVSIVALFFSGVTDGISMVIRQTILQLKTPDNMRGRVASVNSMFVGSSNELGAFESGLTAKIMGTVTAVVFGGTMTLITVATTGFVNPTLRKLDLTKDLEAHENEES from the coding sequence GTGCAAAAAACAAAAAAAGATCCTTATGCTGCTTTGCGGATAAAAGAATTCAATATTTTTTTATTGGTTCGATTTGCTTTAGTCTTTGGGTGGTCTATGCAATTTATTATTATTGAATGGGAGGTGTATAGCATAACAAAAAACCCTTTGTCTTTAGGAATTATTGGATTGATGGAAGTAATTCCAGCAGTTTCTATGGCACTTTTTGCAGGTCATATTGTAGATCAAAAAGAAAAACGAAATTTACTAGCAATTTGTACTGCTGCTTTTTCGTTGATTAGCTTAGGGTTGTTTTTCTTAACCTTACCAAGTTTTGTAGAAGGTTGGTCGCAACAAACCATTTTGTTTTCCATTTATGCTTTGGTGTTTTTTGGTGGATTTTTACGTTCTTTTTTCGGACCAACAATTTTTTCTTTAATCGCGTTAATCGTTCCTAAAAAATTGTATCCAAACGCTGCAACTTGGAGTAGTTCTACTTGGCAAATGGCGTCGGTTTTAGGACCCGCTTTTGCTGGATTTACAATTGCTTGGATTGGTGTACACTGGTCTTTATGCATTGTATTTTCGCTAGTTTTACTCTCGTTTTTTTTGGTGTTTTTAATCAAAAGAAAACCAATCTTAAACCCAAAAATTGGCGAACCTATTTTCCAAAGTTTAAAAGAAGGAATTCAATTTGTATATAAAACAAAAGCAATTTTAGGAGCCATCACTTTAGACATGATTTCGGTTCTTTTTGGCGGCGCTATTGCATTATTACCAGTGTATGCACAAGATATTTTAAAAGTTGGCCCCGAAGGATTTGGCGCTTTGCGAGCAGCTCCAGCAATTGGTGCTTTTTTAACCATGTTGGTAACTGCGTATATTCCGATCAGTAAAAATGCAGGAATGAAATTATTAGCAGCAATTTTTGGTTTTGGTCTTTGTATTATTGTCTTCGGATTGTCTTCTATTTTTTGGGTTTCAATCGTCGCGTTGTTCTTTAGTGGTGTAACAGACGGAATTTCAATGGTCATTCGTCAAACAATTTTACAATTAAAAACGCCTGATAATATGAGAGGAAGAGTGGCTTCTGTAAACTCAATGTTTGTTGGTTCTTCTAATGAATTGGGTGCTTTTGAAAGTGGATTAACAGCCAAAATTATGGGAACCGTTACTGCTGTTGTTTTTGGGGGAACAATGACTTTAATTACTGTGGCAACAACAGGTTTTGTGAATCCTACGTTAAGAAAATTAGACTTGACTAAAGATTTAGAAGCGCATGAAAATGAAGAGAGTTAA
- a CDS encoding alpha/beta hydrolase family protein: protein MNTILEGKHNKPILVDVFYKESNQPKPILIFCHGYKGFKDWGAWNLMAKTFAEAGFFFVKFNFSHNGGTVNQPIDFPDLEAFGNNNYTKELDDLETVIDWVCNNNAFKNEVDLKNISLIGHSRAGGIVTIKAEEDVRISKVISLAGVCDFGKRTATSGDLEQWKKDGVKYVENRRTKQQMPHFYQFYEDFKQNENRLTIQRAVANLKIPYLIIHGNNDTSVFIDEAKQLHSWNPKSQLEIIENANHVFNTSHPWEKEILSKELKKATQLCIDFLK from the coding sequence ATGAACACAATTCTTGAAGGAAAACACAACAAACCAATTTTGGTTGATGTTTTTTACAAAGAGTCAAATCAACCAAAACCAATACTAATTTTTTGTCATGGTTACAAAGGGTTTAAAGATTGGGGAGCTTGGAATTTGATGGCAAAAACATTTGCAGAAGCTGGTTTTTTCTTTGTAAAATTCAATTTTTCTCACAATGGCGGAACGGTAAATCAACCAATTGATTTTCCAGATTTAGAAGCTTTTGGAAATAATAATTACACCAAAGAATTAGACGATTTAGAAACGGTTATTGATTGGGTTTGTAATAATAACGCTTTTAAAAACGAAGTTGATTTAAAGAATATTTCATTAATCGGACATAGCAGAGCTGGTGGAATTGTAACGATAAAAGCTGAAGAAGACGTTAGAATTTCTAAGGTAATTTCTTTGGCTGGAGTTTGTGATTTTGGAAAAAGAACAGCCACTTCTGGCGACTTAGAACAATGGAAAAAAGACGGCGTAAAATATGTTGAAAATAGAAGAACAAAACAACAAATGCCCCATTTTTATCAGTTTTATGAAGACTTTAAACAAAATGAAAACCGATTGACAATTCAGCGGGCAGTTGCTAATTTAAAAATCCCGTATTTAATCATTCATGGCAATAATGACACGTCTGTTTTTATAGATGAAGCCAAACAATTACATTCTTGGAATCCAAAAAGTCAATTAGAAATAATTGAAAATGCGAATCATGTTTTTAACACTTCTCATCCTTGGGAAAAAGAAATTTTATCTAAAGAATTAAAGAAAGCAACACAACTTTGTATTGATTTTTTGAAGTAA
- a CDS encoding NAD(P)/FAD-dependent oxidoreductase, giving the protein MNFSYWELKEWFSNVDFTIVGSGIVGLNCALELKKKHPKAKILVLEKGMLPQGASSKNAGFACFGSLSELVDDLKTHTEEEVFNLVKKRWEGLRLLRENLGDTNIGFQQNKGFELFQDKDLFEACASQKKQINKLIFPIFKQDVFSESENSFNFKNIEPTYSVNQFEGQIDTGKMVTQLLLKVQKAGIKILNNISVESFSEQNDTVSVKTNQIEFTTNKLFIATNGFAKQLLQENVQPARAQVIITKPIKNLHIKGTFHLDKGYYYFRNIDDRILFGGGRNLDFKTEETTEFGQTEIIQNQLKTILQETILPNTAFEIEHSWSGIMGVGNQKKAIVKSISTHVFCGVRLGGMGIAIGSLVGKELAELID; this is encoded by the coding sequence ATGAATTTTAGTTATTGGGAACTTAAAGAATGGTTTAGCAATGTTGATTTTACGATTGTAGGCAGCGGAATTGTCGGTTTAAATTGTGCTTTAGAATTAAAAAAGAAGCATCCAAAAGCAAAAATTTTGGTGTTAGAGAAAGGCATGTTGCCACAAGGAGCAAGTTCTAAAAATGCCGGGTTTGCTTGCTTTGGAAGTTTGTCGGAATTGGTAGATGATTTAAAAACACACACCGAAGAAGAAGTTTTTAATTTAGTTAAAAAACGCTGGGAAGGTTTGCGACTTTTAAGAGAAAACTTAGGAGATACAAACATCGGTTTTCAACAAAACAAAGGATTTGAACTGTTTCAAGACAAAGACTTATTTGAAGCATGTGCTTCTCAAAAAAAGCAAATAAATAAACTGATTTTTCCAATTTTTAAGCAAGATGTGTTTTCAGAATCAGAGAACAGTTTCAACTTTAAAAATATTGAACCAACGTATAGTGTCAATCAGTTTGAAGGGCAAATCGATACTGGTAAAATGGTGACACAACTACTTTTAAAAGTACAAAAAGCAGGAATTAAAATTCTAAATAACATTTCAGTTGAAAGTTTTTCAGAACAGAATGATACCGTTTCCGTAAAAACCAATCAAATTGAATTTACAACCAACAAACTATTTATCGCAACCAACGGATTTGCAAAACAGTTATTACAAGAAAATGTGCAACCCGCAAGAGCGCAAGTAATCATTACAAAACCAATCAAAAATTTACACATTAAAGGAACATTTCATTTAGATAAAGGCTATTATTATTTTAGAAATATTGATGATCGAATTTTATTTGGCGGCGGAAGAAATCTTGATTTTAAAACTGAAGAAACCACCGAATTTGGACAAACAGAAATCATTCAAAATCAGTTAAAAACTATTTTACAAGAAACTATTTTACCAAATACAGCTTTTGAAATTGAGCATTCTTGGAGCGGAATAATGGGAGTTGGAAATCAGAAAAAAGCGATTGTAAAATCAATTTCTACACATGTTTTTTGTGGAGTTCGTTTGGGCGGAATGGGCATTGCAATTGGTAGTTTGGTAGGCAAAGAATTAGCAGAGTTAATAGATTAA
- a CDS encoding pyridoxamine 5'-phosphate oxidase family protein, with amino-acid sequence MSKLYTSITKRLQLFIEKQKMFFVATAPTDGRINLSPKGMDSFRVVNENKVLWLSVTGSGNETAAHLLENNRITIVFCAFDGAPNILRLYGKGKAIHPKDKEWKNLVSLFPKTPGARQIFEIDVESAQTSCGMSIPFYEYKGERNQLNDWAEEIGEEGIEDYWKEKNQISIDGFPTKILD; translated from the coding sequence ATGTCCAAACTTTATACATCAATTACAAAAAGGCTTCAGCTTTTTATTGAAAAACAAAAAATGTTTTTTGTGGCAACAGCTCCAACAGATGGTAGAATAAATCTATCACCTAAAGGAATGGATTCTTTTAGAGTGGTAAATGAAAATAAAGTTTTGTGGTTAAGTGTTACTGGAAGCGGAAACGAAACTGCTGCGCATTTACTAGAAAACAATAGAATAACAATTGTATTTTGTGCTTTTGACGGCGCGCCAAATATTTTGCGCTTGTACGGAAAAGGGAAAGCAATTCATCCAAAAGATAAAGAGTGGAAAAACCTAGTTTCTTTATTTCCTAAAACTCCTGGAGCGCGTCAAATTTTTGAAATTGATGTTGAAAGCGCACAAACTTCTTGCGGAATGTCGATTCCGTTTTACGAATACAAAGGAGAACGAAACCAATTAAATGATTGGGCAGAAGAAATAGGTGAAGAAGGCATAGAAGACTATTGGAAAGAAAAAAATCAAATTAGTATTGATGGATTTCCTACAAAAATTTTAGATTAA
- a CDS encoding LysE family translocator — MSLLLHFLFGFVFSFIGSITPSMLNMTALKISLEKNKKEANYYSLGVSLVVFIQAYIAILLTKYISQNPTILESLEKGGIVIFFLLSIYFFKQSKSKKQEAKASKDRKGNSFLSGILLSLLNMFSIPFFCGTATTLEMLNLMSFDTFSIVFFSIGSTIGTFCILFLYVKYAKKIQKKTGKFTKDISLILSVITGLVAIFMLIKNVVLNG, encoded by the coding sequence ATGAGTCTTCTTTTACACTTTCTTTTTGGGTTTGTTTTTTCATTTATCGGCTCCATAACGCCAAGTATGTTAAACATGACGGCATTAAAAATTAGTTTAGAGAAAAATAAAAAAGAAGCCAATTACTATTCCTTAGGTGTTTCTTTGGTTGTTTTTATACAAGCCTATATTGCCATTCTGTTAACAAAATATATTTCTCAAAACCCAACAATTTTAGAAAGTTTAGAAAAAGGAGGTATTGTTATTTTCTTTTTATTGTCAATTTATTTTTTCAAACAATCTAAAAGTAAAAAACAAGAAGCCAAAGCAAGTAAAGACCGGAAAGGAAATTCTTTTTTATCAGGAATTTTATTGTCTTTATTAAACATGTTTTCGATTCCTTTTTTCTGTGGAACCGCAACAACTTTAGAAATGCTTAATTTAATGAGTTTTGATACTTTTTCGATTGTGTTTTTTAGTATTGGCTCTACAATTGGTACTTTTTGTATTCTGTTTTTGTATGTAAAATACGCAAAGAAGATTCAGAAGAAAACGGGAAAATTTACAAAAGATATTAGTTTGATATTAAGTGTTATAACTGGATTAGTTGCTATTTTTATGTTGATAAAAAATGTTGTTTTAAATGGATAA
- a CDS encoding Na+/H+ antiporter NhaC family protein, producing MDYGFLSVVPPIVAIILALRTKQVYIALIFGIWFSWLIIKGWNPLDGTLAMIEGLVNVFKSEGNTRTIMFSALVGALLIFIQFSRGVEGFINILNKLIVKVEKKQAGYSRVMVQVLAMVTGLLLFVETSISSLTVGTLYRPIFDKLKIPREKLAYIADSSSAPSSILIPFNAWGAFIMGLLLTQGIDKPFSLMMSSIKYNFYPLIAIITVFVVILTKKDWGAMKKAEIRTKETGLLMNEGSTPMVSEAVTSFPPKEGIEAKAYNMIVPLAVMVFMMPINLIYTGWGAVKTSTSFLNHASQAIGNGSGSSSVLYAVITSLLVAIVMYFIQGIMKPKEAVDLTLKGISELMPLALLMLLAFAIGDACKELETGVYVANATKEWLSPELLPAVVFVISSFIAFSTGTSWGTFAIMMAISIPMANIHGADVTIIVAATLGGGIFGDHCSPISDTSIISSMASASDHIDHVKTQMPYALIGGVITTLLYLIIGFLG from the coding sequence ATGGATTATGGTTTCTTGTCGGTTGTACCACCAATTGTTGCAATTATTTTAGCTCTTAGAACAAAACAAGTGTACATCGCTTTGATATTTGGAATTTGGTTTTCTTGGTTGATTATAAAAGGCTGGAATCCTTTGGATGGAACCTTAGCAATGATAGAAGGATTGGTCAATGTTTTTAAATCCGAAGGAAACACAAGAACCATCATGTTTAGTGCATTGGTTGGCGCATTGTTGATTTTTATTCAATTTTCGAGAGGTGTAGAAGGATTTATCAATATTTTAAATAAATTGATTGTAAAAGTTGAAAAAAAACAAGCTGGTTACAGCAGAGTTATGGTTCAGGTTTTAGCAATGGTAACCGGATTATTATTGTTTGTAGAAACAAGTATTAGCTCATTAACAGTCGGAACATTATACAGACCCATTTTTGATAAATTAAAAATTCCAAGAGAAAAACTCGCATATATTGCCGATTCTAGTTCGGCGCCATCATCCATTTTAATTCCGTTTAATGCTTGGGGAGCGTTTATTATGGGATTATTATTAACACAAGGAATTGACAAGCCTTTTTCTTTGATGATGAGCTCCATTAAATATAATTTTTATCCGTTAATCGCAATTATTACTGTGTTCGTTGTCATTCTTACAAAGAAAGATTGGGGTGCCATGAAAAAAGCCGAAATAAGAACCAAAGAAACTGGTTTATTGATGAACGAGGGTTCAACACCGATGGTTTCTGAAGCAGTAACTTCTTTTCCGCCAAAAGAAGGAATCGAAGCAAAAGCATATAATATGATTGTTCCGTTAGCGGTAATGGTTTTTATGATGCCAATTAATTTGATATACACAGGTTGGGGCGCAGTAAAAACATCCACATCTTTTTTAAATCACGCTTCACAAGCAATTGGAAATGGTTCTGGTTCTTCATCTGTTTTGTACGCGGTAATTACTTCTTTGTTGGTAGCAATAGTGATGTATTTTATCCAAGGAATTATGAAACCAAAAGAAGCGGTAGATTTAACTTTAAAAGGAATTAGCGAATTAATGCCATTAGCGTTGTTAATGTTGTTGGCTTTTGCAATTGGCGATGCGTGTAAAGAATTAGAAACGGGCGTTTATGTTGCCAATGCAACCAAAGAATGGCTGTCGCCAGAATTATTACCGGCAGTTGTTTTTGTAATTAGTTCGTTTATTGCGTTTTCTACAGGAACTTCTTGGGGAACTTTTGCAATTATGATGGCAATTTCAATTCCGATGGCAAACATTCACGGAGCAGATGTTACAATTATTGTTGCAGCAACATTGGGAGGTGGAATTTTTGGAGACCATTGCTCACCAATTTCAGACACGTCCATAATATCATCCATGGCTTCTGCGAGTGATCATATAGATCATGTAAAAACACAAATGCCGTATGCGTTAATTGGCGGTGTAATTACAACCTTATTGTATTTAATTATTGGGTTTTTAGGGTAA
- the pheS gene encoding phenylalanine--tRNA ligase subunit alpha, whose protein sequence is MLDRVKELIGDVKAFKATSKEEVEAFRIKYLGSKGLLKNLFAEFKNVDAALRKDFGQALNTLKKSAEEKVAELNDSLDNSAEEKNIYGDLSRPSEPIELGSRHPISLVKNQIIDVFNRIGFTVSEGPEIEDDWHNFTALNLPEYHPARDMQDTFFIEQNPDILLRTHTSSVQVRYMENNTPPIRTISPGRVFRNEDISARAHCIFHQVEGLYIDTDVSFADLKQTLLYFTKEMFGKSKIRLRPSYFPFTEPSAEVDIYWGLETETDYRITKGTGWLEIMGCGMVDPNVLKNANIDPTKYSGYAFGMGIERIAMLLYQIPDIRMFYENDKRFLEQFKSVI, encoded by the coding sequence ATGTTAGATAGAGTAAAAGAACTGATTGGTGATGTAAAAGCTTTTAAAGCAACTTCTAAGGAAGAGGTTGAGGCTTTCAGGATAAAATATTTAGGAAGCAAAGGTTTATTAAAAAATTTGTTTGCCGAGTTTAAAAATGTAGATGCTGCCTTACGTAAAGATTTTGGACAAGCATTAAACACCTTGAAAAAATCTGCTGAAGAAAAAGTAGCTGAATTAAACGATAGCCTAGATAATTCTGCTGAAGAAAAAAACATTTATGGCGATTTATCTCGTCCTTCTGAACCAATAGAATTAGGTTCTCGTCATCCAATTTCGTTGGTGAAAAATCAAATTATTGACGTTTTTAACAGAATTGGTTTTACCGTCTCTGAAGGTCCAGAAATTGAAGACGATTGGCATAATTTTACTGCTTTAAACTTACCTGAATATCATCCGGCAAGAGACATGCAGGATACTTTTTTTATTGAACAAAACCCAGATATCTTATTAAGAACGCACACGTCTTCTGTGCAAGTTCGCTATATGGAAAATAATACACCACCAATAAGAACCATTTCTCCGGGAAGAGTTTTTAGAAATGAAGATATTTCTGCCAGAGCGCATTGTATTTTTCATCAAGTAGAGGGTTTGTATATAGATACTGATGTTTCATTTGCTGATTTAAAACAAACGCTTTTATACTTTACCAAAGAAATGTTTGGGAAGTCTAAAATTCGTTTACGTCCGTCTTATTTCCCGTTTACCGAGCCAAGTGCAGAAGTAGATATTTATTGGGGATTAGAAACTGAAACTGATTACAGAATTACCAAAGGAACTGGTTGGTTAGAAATTATGGGTTGCGGAATGGTTGATCCAAACGTGCTTAAAAATGCTAATATTGATCCAACAAAATATTCTGGATATGCATTCGGAATGGGAATTGAGCGTATTGCTATGTTGTTGTATCAAATTCCGGATATTAGAATGTTTTACGAAAACGACAAACGTTTCTTAGAACAGTTTAAGTCGGTAATATAA